The proteins below are encoded in one region of Salmo salar chromosome ssa02, Ssal_v3.1, whole genome shotgun sequence:
- the LOC123732931 gene encoding zinc finger protein 2 homolog — protein QRIHTGEKSYSCGQCGKSFVQSGQLTLHQRTHTGEKSYICDQCGKRFGRSGGLTRHQRTHTGEKPYSCDQCGKRFGQSGDLTVHQRTHTGEKPYSCDQCGKSFSTSGSLTLHQRTHTGEKSYSCGQCGKRFTQSISLISHQRTHTGEKPYSCDQCGKGFSMSGSLTLHQRTHTGEKSYSCGQCGKSFAAPSTLTRHQRIHTGEKPYSCDQCGKSYGRSGELTVH, from the coding sequence cagagaatccacacaggagagaaatcttatagctgtggtcaatgtgggaagagttttgttcaatctggccagctgacattacaccaaagaacacacacaggagagaaatcttatatctgtgatcagtgtgggaagcgttttggtcgatctggaggtctgactcgacaccagagaacacacacaggagagaaaccttatagctgtgatcagtgtgggaagcgttttggtcaatctggagatctgacagtgcaccagagaacacacacaggagagaaaccttatagctgtgatcaatgtgggaagagttttagtacgtctggctctctgacattacaccagagaacccacacaggagagaaatcttatagctgtggtcaatgtgggaagaggtttactCAGTCAatcagcctgatatcacaccagagaacacacacaggagagaaaccttatagctgtgatcaatgtgggaagggttttagtatgtctggctctctgactttacaccagagaacacacacaggagagaaatcttatagctgtggtcaatgtgggaagagttttgctgcacctAGCAcactgactcgacaccagagaatacacacaggagagaaaccttatagctgtgatcagtgtggaaagagttatggtcgatctggagagctgacagtgcac